Part of the Chitinophaga parva genome is shown below.
AGGTAATAGTATAAAGTTTTTGTACGACGAACATCAGACAGACAAGCAACAATGAGCCCGCCACCAACAATCTCAGAACTTTTCCCATATTCACCTTTTTACCCTTTCCAAAGAAAGAAACAGACAACCAGGCAGAGAGAACAAAGCAGATTCCCATTACCGGGCGCACTCCTAAAAGTATCAGCAGTGCTATAACTAACAATATGTTTCTGATGAGGCCAAGTTTGATCTTACAAAAAATCATTGTAAACAGGTTGAAAGAAATTCCCAGGGACAAGACCATTAATGATTCCCTAAGTAAGGTTGGAATGGTAATAATCGCCATTGGATAAGCCATTGCCAATATCATATAGAGATACAGAAATGTGGGAGAAACCCGTTTTCCCGCATAGAGGATAAGCCGGCTATAGCCCCTCCATATCAGGAGCATACCAAGAAAATAATAAAAAATGGAAAATGTAACAAAAACAATGGGGTACCGGAGACAAAGCAGGAACGGGAAAAAGTTTATCGTGGCATATGTTTTTACCCCAAGGCTATACATTACAAACTTCGGCGGATCAATAATGATGGCACCATAAACAACTGTATCAGGAGGAATTTGAATAAATTGAAAAATTGAGTTCAGCAGGCCAAAAGCTAAAAATGTAACGTAACCCAGCAATAATATCGCAGCAGACTTATATGTAAGTATACGAAACCCGGACAAAAGCCAGAACAACATAAAGATCAATACTGTTGCATAAAACAGTATCAGCCCTATGGAGAATATGTTAATTTTTAAAAAGTCCTGCGGTGTCATCGTCAAACGGTATGCTGTTTTTTAATTTTCTGCCTATATAGTTTTAAATACAGTTCCGCACAGGTTTCCAATTGCAACACCTCATTAAACCGCTCAACGCTTTTGGTGCGCAGCGTTTCCAGTATAGCGTCATCCTGGAGTGTTGCCATCCTAAGGGCATTTTTTAGCGCAATCAGATCTTGAGGGGGATAAGAAAATCCAATTGTCGTAGGGCTTCCCACAATATCAGGAATTCCTCCAACTTCAGGTACGACCGTAATACAGCCTAATGCAAGCGCTTCCATCAATGACAACGGAGCGCCCTCGTACAATGAGGTGAGGGAAAAGACATCCGCTGCAGACAGATAGTCGCCCACGTTATTTTTCGTCCCTAGGAAATAAATCCCATCCCCAGACATTGCTTTCAGCTCCCCATACAAGTTGTCCGTCTCGGCGGCTGTATTGCCCAATATTATCAATATAACCGGTACGCCTTCAGTCCTCAATTCATTTACAGCCTGGATCAAAAACGCCTGGTTCTTTATACGCTTCACGGAAGCTACATTGATTATTACCTGGTCGCTGACCGCAAACTTGAGTGAATTGATGTGATCTGCCACTTCCGGTATCAACTCTGTAGTTTGCGGAAAGGGTACACCATTTAATATAAGCGGTGTGTCTATTGCAGCCCCATATACCCGGATAACACTTTCCTTTACCTGACTGGTAATTGATACAGGGGTAATATCAAAAGAACGGAATAGTAGTTTATATAGCTTCCGTTTCATTTTACCACCGTCCTTTTCAGCAAGACTATGCACCGTATGAATTACGGGAACACGCTTTGCAATAGCATATGGATATGCATAGGCCAAACCCGATAAATGGCAATGAATTATCTCTGGCTTAATTTTATTCAGTGTTTTGAAAACCCTGGTATATAGCCCAAGCTCCCGCTTTCGCTTTTTACCCAAACTAATAAACCGCACCCTCGGCGACAACTCGTTCAAAGGGATCATATGCTCGTCATGATCCTTAAATGTAATAAGATATACTTCGTTATCTTGGGCAAGATAGTTTGCCAAGTGGATAGTAAGCCGCTCCGCCCCACCATAGTCTATTGAATCGATTAACTGTACAATCCGTAACATCTTGTTTGAGCGATTATGCGTTTAAACTATTGACCAATTCCAGATACTTTTGTCCAAAGACGTCTGCTGTAAAATGTTGCTGGAAAATATCCAGATTGGGTGTCGACGTTGGTTCTCCCTTATCTACGGCACATACTGAAAGCAATAAATCAGCCAGACTGGTTACGTCTTCTGATTCAAAATAATGTATATCCGGTGAACTGAATTGCTTAAAATATTTGTTGCCTCCAGTGTTGCTTATAACTGCCTTTTTACCTAACGACAACGCTTCCAGCAAAATCAGATCAAAATAAGTTTCCCTGTTAGGTAGCACAAAATAGTCTGCGGCGTTGATCACAGAGTGCGGATCATTTGTCCATCCTACTTCAATCCAATTCGGATGCTCCAGAGGCTGTAACGGCGACGGGGTGCCGGCATTCAAAAAATAAATATTGGGATTGGCTGCCAGCACTGCTATTGCCGTTGCCTTCAGCACATCATACCCTTTAATTTTATTGTGACGGCCTGCAAAACATATAACTTTGGCATCCAAAGGTATGTGATACAAGGCTCTCACATCTGCTACTTGTTTACTTGCATGGGCTTGCTTGGTACCGGTGGGTAGGAACAACACTTTCTTATCCTTAATCACCGTGTCAAACTGCCGCCAACTGTGTTTATAAGGTTCCATTGCCCCTTCACACGGAAAAATTAAATAGTCCGCGCGACTGAAAGCATATTTGTCCGGGATCTGCAACAGTGCTCGCGTAATACCATACGCGCTATCCGGCGATAATTTGAACCATTCTTCCAGCATTTCACAGTGCCAGGCAGATGGGCTATGCGACTGCAGTATTATTACGGGCCTTGAACCCAATTGCTTTAATACATGCCGATACCTGTAAAGTGTTCTTGAGCTGTGAAAATGTAAGACATCGTAGTTGGACATAACAGGCTCCGCATCAATCCTCTCCCTTTTAATGGAGTAAAAGAAGGAGATAATGGCACGTAGATTTCGCCCAAAACCAGACTTCCAAAATCCTTTGTCAAACCTGGATGATCCCGAAGCAACTTGCAACGCCTTCGCTTCCTGAAAATTGTCCAGAAAATCAATATTGGAAATCTGGTTTTCTATAATGTACTGCCGTAAGTTCCATAAATAGGTGGAGGGCCCCCCCTTTCTGGGCAACAGTTCGAAATCGTTACAGATCAAAATCTTCTTACTCATAACTATTAAACGATTGTTTCCCTGGCACTTTTCAACGCCGATCCAATTACCTGATGCATATCATAATACCGGTATTCTGCAAGCCGTCCTCCAAATATTACCTTCTCCTCTTTTACTGCCAGGGCACTGTATTTTCTAAATAATTCAGTGTTCCCCTCATCATTTATGGGATAATACGGTTCTTTCCCCAGGGCGTATTCCGAAGGATATTCTTTTGTAATTACGGTTGTAGGCTGCGTCCCGAACTCAAAATGCTTGTGCTCGATGATGCGAGTATAGGGGACTTCCCGTTCGGTATAATTCACGACTGCATTTCCCTGGTAATTTTCGATCTCAAGTATTGCATGTTCAAAATCCAGGCTTCTGTAGTTCAGCTCTCCAAACCGATAGTCGTAAAACTCATCGATCTTGCCGGTGTACACGGTCATTTCTGCAAGAGAAGACCAGTATGCTCTGTCTTCAAAAAAATCACATGCCGTCTTTACTTCAATACCTTCAAGGAGGCCTTCCGTTAGTTTGTTATAGCCTCCTATCGGAATGCCCTGGTACTTGTCATTAAAGTAATTGTTGTCGTACGTAAACCGTAATGGCAACCGCTTAATAATAAAGGAAGGCAGGTCTGTTGCCGCCCTCCCCCATTGCTTTTCCGTATATCCTTTGATCAACTTCTGATAGATATCGCCTCCCACCATGGAAAGAGCCTGTTCTTCCAGGTTTTGTGGTTCCGAGAGGCCGAGCTCCTTTACCTGCTCCGCTATTTTAGCCCTTGCTTCTTCCGGCGTTTTCACCTTCCAGAGCTGGTAAAATGTATTCATGTTGAAGGGGAGGTTAAACAACTCTCCTTTGAAATTTGCAATAGGAGAATTCGTATACCGGTTGAACTCTACAAACTGGTTTACAAAATCCCATATCCCTTTGTCATTCGTATGAAATATATGAGCCCCATACTTGTGGACATTTATCCCATTTACGTTTTCGCAATAGATATTACCGCCTGTATGGGAACGTCTATCGATTACCAGACATTTTTTCCCCTTCTGTTTCGCCATATAGGCATACACAGCTCCAAACAGCCCCGATCCCACGATCAGATAGTCATATTTATAGGTGCTCATTTTTTGAATTTCTTATTAATCAATATATCTATACCAGCCCGCCACAGATCGTCCTTCATTACAAAGATCTGAAGACCGGCATAATAAATAGCAGACGGCACCACCGTAAATCCGATGATCCACGCGTTTGATGTTAAAAACAACGTTGCTATTTTATAGAACAATAGAAATGGCAGACAAGCTAGAACTGTCTTCCATACCACTGAATAATCCAGATTCATCTTGTACTGCCGGCTTGCAAAAATGCCGGAAAAAAGCATCACCGATCCTTCGGCCAATAAGGTTGCAATAGCCGTTCCATTATGCAGGAAGAAACGGGCCAGGATAATATTTAAACTAACACTTATTACAGAGCCTGTCACCACAGATACCAGCAGATACTTTTCATTGTTGGTTGGTGTAAGCACCTGCATGCCAAACAAATTACTTAGCCCAATAAATAGTACCAATGGCGATAATATCATTATCGTCATTATCGCCGGTACATACTCCTGCCCTGCAAGCAGCAGGATGATCTCCTTCGATAATAGCATAAGCCCTATTACGATCGGCATTCCAAATGAAACAATAAAACGGAATGATTTGGACAACAGTGTTTGTACTTTCACATGATCACCCTCTTTATAAAGCTGCGAAATCTGGGGAATCATAATGATGGCCAACGAACCAATAATGGCCAGGAATATCTTAACAATCCGGAGCGCGGCGGTATAGTATCCCACCTCAGTTTCGTCGGTAACATATCCAAGAATAACGCTATCCAGTAAGATATAAAGGCTTATCGCCACATTTGCCAAGAACAAGTACATTAGCGGCTTCATATGCTTCCGCAACCTGGAAAATGAGAAGTTGAATGTGATCTCCTTTAGCATTTTCCAGTAATTGACTATTGCATTCAGCAAAAAACTAACTACGGTTATCGCATAATAGTAAACAACGTCTTCCCGACTGTGAACAAATAAGAAAAGCGCCAAAATGGCAAATACCCTAATGACCAGGGCTCTTACCGTTATATATTTAAACTCACTCTTTCCCTGAAAAAACCACTCAACAGTGAAGATATTAATAAAGAGATATGCAAGGCCCAAATAATAGAGATGGCTATTCTCTGCAAATTTACCCGTCAGGATAGGAATGAGTAAATATATAACAGCACCTAAGCAGGTATTAATAAAATTGATCGCCAAAAGGTCAGATGTCAGGTTATTCAGCGCCTTGGGATCATTGCTTATTTTGGCCGTTTCCCGTATTCCATAAACAGGGATACCTAACGCTACGAAAACAACAAAGTACTGCGTGTAATTGTCCACAAAATTAACAAGGCCAAGTCCATCAGGGCCAAGCACCCTGGTAGCATAGGGAAATGTAATCAGTGGAAAAAGGATCTTACTGACTGATAGTAGTGTATTATATAGAAAGTTCTTCTTAATCAAACTCAAAGCGAGCACATTTACCAAGAGAAACGAAAAATAAGGAAAGACATCCCGCAGAACCTATCATGCCATGATTTGTTGATAAATTCTTTTTATAAACACCACAACCGTCAGCAGAAATGCCCCCAGGAAAAAGCCGATTACACCCGCTTTGACTGGCCCTATTTTTTTCTCCTTTAAAGGATAAATAGGCTTGTCTATAATCTGGATTATAGGTGTTTCCTGTGCCATTGTTAATTTGCTCAGTTCCAAGTTCTTTACAACTTCCAGGTACATTGTCTGGATGACCATTTTGTCTCTCGACGCCACCTCTGCACCAACAGCAGCTACCTGCTTTGCAGGGTTAAGATTAATATCCTGAACGGTAGCCGCCCTATAGGTTCGTTTATTCAGCACTTCTTCCAATGAATCAGCCTGGCTTTGCAGCCTGTCAATATTAATTTTGGACCGTCCTGTTTTCGTACTTACATAATAGCTAATAGCCTCATCCACAAGTCGCTCTACAAATACCTTTGAAAACAATTGATCCTCCGTCACCATATCTACTGAAATAAAATTCAACTTAGGATCCGTCTTATCTACCTTTAGCCGCTTCTCTGTAATATCAACATATATAAGATTTAATATACTGTCCTGCGTAATGTTAAAGGCATTCCTGTTATTGCCCGGTGAAAAATGGATCTTTTTCAAATCCTCGTTCCAGCCAGCATTCATCTTTGTAAACGATATATAACGGTCCGCTAGTGTAAATCCGCCGTTACCATCATTCACGGTACTTAAAAGGGTCTTTTCAACGATCAACCTGGATTGCAGGAATTCAATTATATTGTCTCCGGTAAACAGCCCACTGCTTGCACCGCCACCTAAATCAAATCCAAACTGGCTGGCAAGCCCCATATAAGACGACAATGGGTTGGAGTTTGCGTCTTCCAAAATGAAGGTAAGCTCAGCTTCGTATTTTTTTTTCAAAAATGTTGAAATTCCAACCCCGATAGCGGCGGCGACAACGCCTGCCAACAGCATCCATATCCAATGTTTAAATAAGTATTTGATCCAGACCCCTGCCTGTAGAATGACTTCTTTTAAAGAAATTGCTTCACTGGTTTCAGTCAGTTCCTGCATATTTTGTTGCGAACTCATTACCAAAAATTTAATTTGAGCTTCTTCTTTGTGACAACGGTTATTTCAGCTTGTCTATTAACGTAATGATTAAAAGAGCAGTAGTTGCAAGCCCGGTAACTAACGCAATTGATTCTTGTGTGCTCAGATTCTTCTTGTCTTTCTTCGCCGGAACATATATTTCTGCACCCGGCTTAATTTTCGGATACCTGTTGAAAAACAAGACTTTCTTGGTTGCTTTCACATCACCGTTTGCATAAACAACATAGCTTCTGCGCTTCAGCGCGCTGGAAGTGTAACCGCCGGCTCCACGTATATAATCTTTGAGAGTACTACTGTTGTCAAACCGGATCTTTTTAGGGAAATACACTTCGCCGTACAACTGAACAGTTTGCAGTTTCTTCGGGATTTTAATAACATCTCCTTCTTCTACCAGGATGTCATATTTAGAACCTGGCCTTTTAAGGATGTCTGTAAGGTTAATACCAAGTAACTGATATTTACGTTGAAGCATTTTCTGAACACTTGCTGCGCTGGTACTGTCTTCTACCTTAGAGTAAAACAACTCAAGTTTATTATTAAGCAAGGCACTATCTGCATCTGTAATAAAGGTCTTTCTTAGCAATACAGCGCCGTCCGTAAAACCTTCCGGCCTGATGCCACCAGCACGCCTGATAACGTCCGACACATGTTCCCCTTTATTAACGATAGTATAAGAACCGGGATAAACCACTTCTCCTTCTACCATCATTATTCCCTGGTTGCTATATACGGGCGATTTTCTCACTTCTACTTCATCAAATGGCTGCAATATGAATTGCTGCTTAGCGATGTTGCCCATCGTCGGATCTACATCTTCCTGGAAAACCAACGCCTTAGCGCTGTCAGCCGGGTCAAAATTCCCCCTCCTGATCCTCCTGGAAATCTCAATCCGCGTTGTTGATGCCGCATCTGTTAACCCTCCGGCTAATAATACCAGGTCTTCCAGGTGCATGGAATCTGAAAAAGTATAGGTACCGGGATTATTCACCTGCCCATTTATCGCAACAGTATATGCTTGGCGCAGTGAAAATTTATTGAAAATGATTACGCTGTCTTCCTTTTCGAGTGAGATATCGCTTTTACCAGCCAGGATATCCTGCACATTGAAGCTGATAATTGAAGGAGCATAATCAGCCTGTAGCCTACGGATGATCCCCCTGTTTAAAGAAGCATCTTCTTTTACGCCATCAGCCTTTTTTATCAAGGAGCCCACCGTCATGCCTTCTTCAAGGCCATAGTCGCCAGGATGAAATACGGCACCTGCAATCGTTACACGGTTGGAAAAACGATTAAGAATGGAGTCCACCACAAACTGGTCACCGGACATCACTTTAAAGCTACCAATATCGGCAAAAGGAATGTTCTCTACCTCTTTCTCCCTTTTGTTATTCCGATAAGCTATGATGTTCTCCTTATATGCTTTATCCGTAAATCCTCCTGCATATTCAAGAATATTTGCTAATACCTCACCTTCTTTTGCTTCAAATATCAAAGGCCTTTTAACCTGCCCCGTGATCTCAACTCTCGTTTTATAGGGGTCTACTTTTACAATATCCTGATCCTGTAAGACAATGTTATTGGTTAAGTCGCCGCGGGACAGGAAATCGTAGAGATCAAAGGTAGTGACAACACTACCATTCCTGATAACCTGGATGCTTCTGAATGAACCATTTTCACTGGGCCCGCCGGAAACGTACAATGCGTTTGCCACAGAGGCCAAGGATGGTAAAGTGTATGAGCCAGGATTTTCAATTTCACCTATCATCAGCACACGTATGCTGCGAATATTCCCAAGTGCAACCTGCACCGAGGTCTGACCGGAACTAATGGTCGAATAAACAGTGGACAACTGTTTTGTGATCCTCGCTTTGGCTTCGCTCATTGTCAGGCCATTCACGTATATAGGTCCAACATTAGGAATGCGGATATATCCCTCAGTTGTTACCGTCAAATTGTACTGGGTCTCAGAATATCCGTACACATCGATCAGCAACTGATCATCCGTCGCAAGCTTATAATTAAGCGGCGTTGCCATTCTTAGGTTAGGCTCGAACGTAAGATTCTTATTATTAAAGAGATCTGCACCGAAAACACGGCTTTTGGGATTTTGTCGTAATGAATTTTTCTGGCCAAACAGGTCAATCGCGGAAGTATCACCACTCCACCGTCTGTCGCTAGTTTGGGGGGCAGTTTGCGAAGCATCTGTTTTTTTTGCTGCCTGAGTTAGCTCCTTATCCAGGCCTAATTGCATAATCCTGCTTTTGAGCTTATCTGCCTCGTCCTGTGATACGCCCTTTTGCTGCGCATACAGATTAATGTCATCCATAGTCATACCATTCTGCTTCATGTCCGCTACAATCTGACGGATCTGGCTGTCGGAAAGATTGTCTACGTTTACCTGACTGGCCTGAGCCGGCGTAATATTCTGTATTTGAGCATTGGCGACTAACAGACCCAGCAGAAACAGTTGGATCAGCAATATTCTTTTTAGCATGTACAAGAGGGTCTTTCTCGAGATCAATTAATAAGGCGTCATATCGGACCTGTTTAGTTCAATATCCGCCAAATAGGCTGCAAATCTATATAAAATAACATATAAATGTTAGCTAAAAACAGCTCTCACCACGCTAAAAACGCCTCTTTAATGTAATGTAACAACGAATCATATATTATTTTATTTCAAACTAAATCCATCATAATGTAGAAATATTGCCTTCGTTTTTAACATGCAAAGCGGTTTCTCATATGGAAGGAAAATGATACGAAAACCAGCATCAATTCAGCAGACCAGTAAAAGGGTTCTGGGTCTTGGCATCTCCAATCAACTCAACCACTGGCGGCAAAATAACTAAAATCCCACCAATCCCCTTCCCAAAATCGACCTCCGCCCGCGCTCATCCCTTCCATTCCCATAAAAACCCCACCCAATCCCCAAACCTTCTACCTTGTTTTTCAATAATTTGCCGAAACCAGATATTTGAAACATGTGCACCGTCACCAATTTGCTTGCGCACAACCTGTTTAACTTATGATAAAAATTATTAAACACAATGACAGCTGCTTCCAATCGGGTAACTCCCCCGGAATACCAGCCTCCACCTTATAACAACATCCTATTCCTGCTAACTTCTTGAAAAATAAAAACAAAAATGCCGCCGTCCCCGGTTTTTTTTCGTATCTTTTTATTGCAGCGGGAATTTTTGTTTAAATTATAACCTACTAAAGTTAAACAACATGTCTACGACTGACTTCACAGTGCTACTACTAGGCAATGCTGATTTTCTCAAACCCTTCGCAGTAACCCTCACCAAAGATTCAGAACAAGCCAAAGACCTGTTCCAGGAAACAATGTACCGTGCGCTGGCCAACCAGGAAAAATACCTGGCCGGCACTAACATCCGCGCCTGGCTCTTCACGATCATGCGCAACATCTTTATCAATAACTACCGGCGCAAGACCAAACAATTACTGTTCATGGACTATGCGTCAAATGAGTTCCTGCTGAATTACCACCAGACCTCCATTGGCAACGCTGCCGAAAGCAATCTCCGGGTAAAAGACATCCAGGGCGCCGTACATGTGCTGCCCGTGATCTTCAAGAAGCCTTTCCAGCTCTATTTTGAAGGCTTCAAATACTACGAGATCGCAGATATTCTTTCCGAGCCGCTGGGCACGATCAAAAGCCGCATCCACTTTGCCCGGCGCATGCTCAAATCGCAACTGGTCCGGCATTGACCTCCCCATAAAAGCAACACACCCGTTCTTTTACTACCCATCCCCTTCACAAACACGCTCTTCCATTAATTACTTCCCTGGCGCAGTAGCCTGTTATCAGCCTCCCTGGTAGAAGGTCTCAAGGTATTGCAGCCTCCTGTCCCGGGAATTTTATACATCACAGCCCCTCTCTAATAACACCTCCACCTAACTTCACATTACCGCCCCTGAACGTGCATTGCACGGAAGATCTCTATCGACATACCCCCCACTCGCAACAACAAACGGGGCTCCCCAAGCCTCTTCCAGCACAGCCCTTCCCCAACCTTACATTTCTCTCCCAAAAACATAGCTCCTCTCACCAAACACGCAGCACTTCCCTTAAAAACAAAAAGGGAAAGCCCCGGATGGCCTTCCCTCTGCAAGTTTCCAGTATATGATCATACCCGCCCATAAACCAGGCGCAGGTAGCGTTCCTTCAACCTTGCATCATAGTAAAGCGCCATGGGCAATGCCAGCGCCGGCACCCACAGCAGCACAGCATACGGGAAAAAGTACCAGGCTGCTATAAACAACAACGTGGCCCGCGCATACTCCAGGTAAAACACCCAGCGCCGCTGTTCGAGAATCGCGCCACAGTTGATCAACGTAATAAAAATGAAAAGCGCTATCAACACCTGCACCACCACCGGTACATAATGTTCCAGCAGCAAAAAGGTAAAGAGCCCGGTGAGCATCACCACCAGCTGGATCACCACGTAATCATGCAGCCTGCGTGTTGCCTGCACCATATCATTGCGCAGCAGGTACCGTTCTTCCAACCGCGGGCGGATGGCAGGGTCCAGCAGGTCCGGCTTCCCGAAAACCAGTTTCAATTTACGGGTAAGCCCCTGCGTTTGCCGGACACCCTGCAGTAACTCCAGGTAAAAATGAAAGTGCTGCCAGAGAAAACTATGGCTGTTCAGTGGCTTGGTAAGGCCGTAAGTAGGCGCATGGGTCTCTTCCACGAAAGTGCCAAACACCTTATCCCAGATAATGAACACATCCCCGTAATTCTTATCCAGGTACTCTTCATCGCTGGCATGGTGCACCCGGTGATGGCTGGGTGTTACCAGAATATATTCCAGGAAGCCCAGCTTTCCAATAGCGCGGGTATGGATAAAGAACGGGTACAGCCCATGCACCAGCAACATACTCGTGATCATCCCCGGAGTAAAGCCCAGCACCGGCAATATGGACCAGAAACCTGTGCGGATCAGGGCCTGGAACACGGTAATGCGGGCAGACACCGTATAATTAAAATCCTCGCTCTGGTGGTGCACCACGTGCGCCGCCCAGAAAATATTCATCTCATGCGCCAGCCGGTGGTACCAGTACCACACGAAATCAGTGCACAGCAACAGGGCTATCCATTGCAGTACACTGGGTTTAAAATGGAAGAGGGCAAAATGATGGTACAGGTATTGGTATACGAAGAAGAACATTCCCGTGGTAAACGTATCCAGCAGGCGTTCGGCAATACCCACATTGATATTGGACACGGAGTTACGGAAATTAAAATAGCGCTTCCCGCTTTTACGGGCATACCACCATTCAGCGCCCATAAATGCAAGGAACAGCGGGATGGCAAAAGCCATCAGGTTTAAGTGTTGCAGCACGATGTACAAA
Proteins encoded:
- a CDS encoding sterol desaturase family protein — protein: MLQHLNLMAFAIPLFLAFMGAEWWYARKSGKRYFNFRNSVSNINVGIAERLLDTFTTGMFFFVYQYLYHHFALFHFKPSVLQWIALLLCTDFVWYWYHRLAHEMNIFWAAHVVHHQSEDFNYTVSARITVFQALIRTGFWSILPVLGFTPGMITSMLLVHGLYPFFIHTRAIGKLGFLEYILVTPSHHRVHHASDEEYLDKNYGDVFIIWDKVFGTFVEETHAPTYGLTKPLNSHSFLWQHFHFYLELLQGVRQTQGLTRKLKLVFGKPDLLDPAIRPRLEERYLLRNDMVQATRRLHDYVVIQLVVMLTGLFTFLLLEHYVPVVVQVLIALFIFITLINCGAILEQRRWVFYLEYARATLLFIAAWYFFPYAVLLWVPALALPMALYYDARLKERYLRLVYGRV
- a CDS encoding Wzz/FepE/Etk N-terminal domain-containing protein, which gives rise to MSSQQNMQELTETSEAISLKEVILQAGVWIKYLFKHWIWMLLAGVVAAAIGVGISTFLKKKYEAELTFILEDANSNPLSSYMGLASQFGFDLGGGASSGLFTGDNIIEFLQSRLIVEKTLLSTVNDGNGGFTLADRYISFTKMNAGWNEDLKKIHFSPGNNRNAFNITQDSILNLIYVDITEKRLKVDKTDPKLNFISVDMVTEDQLFSKVFVERLVDEAISYYVSTKTGRSKINIDRLQSQADSLEEVLNKRTYRAATVQDINLNPAKQVAAVGAEVASRDKMVIQTMYLEVVKNLELSKLTMAQETPIIQIIDKPIYPLKEKKIGPVKAGVIGFFLGAFLLTVVVFIKRIYQQIMA
- a CDS encoding flippase; the encoded protein is MSLIKKNFLYNTLLSVSKILFPLITFPYATRVLGPDGLGLVNFVDNYTQYFVVFVALGIPVYGIRETAKISNDPKALNNLTSDLLAINFINTCLGAVIYLLIPILTGKFAENSHLYYLGLAYLFINIFTVEWFFQGKSEFKYITVRALVIRVFAILALFLFVHSREDVVYYYAITVVSFLLNAIVNYWKMLKEITFNFSFSRLRKHMKPLMYLFLANVAISLYILLDSVILGYVTDETEVGYYTAALRIVKIFLAIIGSLAIIMIPQISQLYKEGDHVKVQTLLSKSFRFIVSFGMPIVIGLMLLSKEIILLLAGQEYVPAIMTIMILSPLVLFIGLSNLFGMQVLTPTNNEKYLLVSVVTGSVISVSLNIILARFFLHNGTAIATLLAEGSVMLFSGIFASRQYKMNLDYSVVWKTVLACLPFLLFYKIATLFLTSNAWIIGFTVVPSAIYYAGLQIFVMKDDLWRAGIDILINKKFKK
- a CDS encoding glycosyltransferase family 4 protein — its product is MSKKILICNDFELLPRKGGPSTYLWNLRQYIIENQISNIDFLDNFQEAKALQVASGSSRFDKGFWKSGFGRNLRAIISFFYSIKRERIDAEPVMSNYDVLHFHSSRTLYRYRHVLKQLGSRPVIILQSHSPSAWHCEMLEEWFKLSPDSAYGITRALLQIPDKYAFSRADYLIFPCEGAMEPYKHSWRQFDTVIKDKKVLFLPTGTKQAHASKQVADVRALYHIPLDAKVICFAGRHNKIKGYDVLKATAIAVLAANPNIYFLNAGTPSPLQPLEHPNWIEVGWTNDPHSVINAADYFVLPNRETYFDLILLEALSLGKKAVISNTGGNKYFKQFSSPDIHYFESEDVTSLADLLLSVCAVDKGEPTSTPNLDIFQQHFTADVFGQKYLELVNSLNA
- a CDS encoding SLBB domain-containing protein, with protein sequence MLKRILLIQLFLLGLLVANAQIQNITPAQASQVNVDNLSDSQIRQIVADMKQNGMTMDDINLYAQQKGVSQDEADKLKSRIMQLGLDKELTQAAKKTDASQTAPQTSDRRWSGDTSAIDLFGQKNSLRQNPKSRVFGADLFNNKNLTFEPNLRMATPLNYKLATDDQLLIDVYGYSETQYNLTVTTEGYIRIPNVGPIYVNGLTMSEAKARITKQLSTVYSTISSGQTSVQVALGNIRSIRVLMIGEIENPGSYTLPSLASVANALYVSGGPSENGSFRSIQVIRNGSVVTTFDLYDFLSRGDLTNNIVLQDQDIVKVDPYKTRVEITGQVKRPLIFEAKEGEVLANILEYAGGFTDKAYKENIIAYRNNKREKEVENIPFADIGSFKVMSGDQFVVDSILNRFSNRVTIAGAVFHPGDYGLEEGMTVGSLIKKADGVKEDASLNRGIIRRLQADYAPSIISFNVQDILAGKSDISLEKEDSVIIFNKFSLRQAYTVAINGQVNNPGTYTFSDSMHLEDLVLLAGGLTDAASTTRIEISRRIRRGNFDPADSAKALVFQEDVDPTMGNIAKQQFILQPFDEVEVRKSPVYSNQGIMMVEGEVVYPGSYTIVNKGEHVSDVIRRAGGIRPEGFTDGAVLLRKTFITDADSALLNNKLELFYSKVEDSTSAASVQKMLQRKYQLLGINLTDILKRPGSKYDILVEEGDVIKIPKKLQTVQLYGEVYFPKKIRFDNSSTLKDYIRGAGGYTSSALKRRSYVVYANGDVKATKKVLFFNRYPKIKPGAEIYVPAKKDKKNLSTQESIALVTGLATTALLIITLIDKLK
- the glf gene encoding UDP-galactopyranose mutase, with product MSTYKYDYLIVGSGLFGAVYAYMAKQKGKKCLVIDRRSHTGGNIYCENVNGINVHKYGAHIFHTNDKGIWDFVNQFVEFNRYTNSPIANFKGELFNLPFNMNTFYQLWKVKTPEEARAKIAEQVKELGLSEPQNLEEQALSMVGGDIYQKLIKGYTEKQWGRAATDLPSFIIKRLPLRFTYDNNYFNDKYQGIPIGGYNKLTEGLLEGIEVKTACDFFEDRAYWSSLAEMTVYTGKIDEFYDYRFGELNYRSLDFEHAILEIENYQGNAVVNYTEREVPYTRIIEHKHFEFGTQPTTVITKEYPSEYALGKEPYYPINDEGNTELFRKYSALAVKEEKVIFGGRLAEYRYYDMHQVIGSALKSARETIV
- a CDS encoding RNA polymerase sigma factor, producing the protein MSTTDFTVLLLGNADFLKPFAVTLTKDSEQAKDLFQETMYRALANQEKYLAGTNIRAWLFTIMRNIFINNYRRKTKQLLFMDYASNEFLLNYHQTSIGNAAESNLRVKDIQGAVHVLPVIFKKPFQLYFEGFKYYEIADILSEPLGTIKSRIHFARRMLKSQLVRH
- a CDS encoding glycosyltransferase, with protein sequence MLRIVQLIDSIDYGGAERLTIHLANYLAQDNEVYLITFKDHDEHMIPLNELSPRVRFISLGKKRKRELGLYTRVFKTLNKIKPEIIHCHLSGLAYAYPYAIAKRVPVIHTVHSLAEKDGGKMKRKLYKLLFRSFDITPVSITSQVKESVIRVYGAAIDTPLILNGVPFPQTTELIPEVADHINSLKFAVSDQVIINVASVKRIKNQAFLIQAVNELRTEGVPVILIILGNTAAETDNLYGELKAMSGDGIYFLGTKNNVGDYLSAADVFSLTSLYEGAPLSLMEALALGCITVVPEVGGIPDIVGSPTTIGFSYPPQDLIALKNALRMATLQDDAILETLRTKSVERFNEVLQLETCAELYLKLYRQKIKKQHTV